Proteins from a single region of Dysosmobacter acutus:
- a CDS encoding CobW family GTP-binding protein produces MTKIDIVSGFLGAGKTTFIKKLLKEAYQGEKIVLIENEFGEISIDGGFLKDSGVQISEMSSGCICCSLVGDFGQALEDVQKQFSPDRILIEPSGVGKLSDVIRAVENVAAKDSQLKLNSYVTVADVTKCKVYMKNFGEFFNNQVESAGTIVLSRTQKASPEKVEAAVELLRRHNPDATIITTPWDQLNGAQILKAVEKDSRSFHDLLEEHLREEDHECCNHDHHAHHHDHDEHHDHDHACCGHDHHDHDEHDAHDHHDHACCGHDHPHHHADEVFTSWGRETPRQFTEGEVEQILTALDSGDYGKVLRAKGIVPTPDGRWIHFDHVPEERQVRYGTAEYTGRLCVIGSELNEAKLAELFGI; encoded by the coding sequence ATGACAAAAATAGATATCGTCTCCGGTTTCCTTGGCGCCGGGAAGACCACTTTCATCAAAAAGCTGCTGAAGGAGGCCTATCAAGGTGAAAAGATCGTGCTGATAGAAAATGAATTCGGCGAAATCAGCATCGACGGCGGATTTCTGAAGGATTCCGGCGTTCAGATCTCCGAAATGTCCTCCGGATGCATCTGCTGTTCCCTGGTGGGCGACTTTGGCCAGGCGCTGGAGGATGTGCAGAAGCAGTTCAGCCCTGACCGGATTCTCATCGAGCCCTCCGGCGTGGGCAAGCTCTCCGATGTGATCCGCGCGGTGGAGAACGTAGCTGCAAAGGACTCTCAGCTGAAGCTCAACAGCTATGTGACTGTGGCGGATGTGACCAAGTGCAAGGTCTATATGAAAAATTTCGGCGAGTTCTTTAATAACCAGGTGGAGAGCGCCGGCACCATCGTTCTCAGCCGCACCCAGAAAGCCTCCCCGGAAAAGGTGGAGGCCGCTGTGGAGCTGCTGCGCCGGCATAACCCCGACGCCACCATCATCACCACGCCCTGGGACCAGTTGAACGGCGCCCAGATCCTCAAGGCGGTGGAAAAGGACTCCCGGTCCTTCCATGATCTTCTGGAGGAGCATCTCCGCGAAGAGGACCATGAGTGCTGCAATCACGACCACCATGCGCATCATCATGACCATGACGAACATCATGACCACGACCATGCATGCTGCGGCCACGACCATCATGACCACGACGAGCACGACGCCCACGACCACCACGATCATGCGTGCTGCGGCCACGATCACCCCCATCATCACGCCGACGAGGTCTTCACCAGCTGGGGCCGCGAGACTCCCCGGCAGTTCACTGAAGGAGAGGTGGAGCAGATCCTGACGGCCCTGGATTCCGGCGACTATGGCAAGGTCCTGCGGGCAAAGGGAATTGTCCCCACTCCCGACGGCCGCTGGATCCACTTTGACCATGTGCCGGAGGAACGGCAGGTCCGCTATGGCACGGCGGAATACACCGGCCGGCTCTGCGTCATCGGCTCGGAGCTGAATGAGGCAAAGCTTGCCGAACTCTTTGGAATCTGA
- a CDS encoding alanine/glycine:cation symporter family protein has product MADLIQSINDVVNGFVWGVPMMILIVGTGVFFTVRTGFLQIRKFGFVMKNTVGKCFRKTKARPGSVTPVQALTTALAATVGTGNIAGVCGAIALGGPGAVFWMWVSALFGMCTKFSEVTLAIAFRERNRKGDWVGGPMYYIKNGLGSGWKWLGAIFAVFGSLAAFGIGNMTQVNTIAATIGTALTQFIGLSKGELQLLYLGVGILAAVIAALVYLGGVKRIGSVTEKLVPVMALIYIAGSLFVIISHARHIGPVLISIFEGAFHPDAAMGGVLGTGIAQVVKSGVGRGLFSNEAGLGSAPIAHAAADTNSAVQQGLFGIFEVFADTIVICTLTALTVLCSGVKVPYGQNDIGADLAIGAFTTSFGGRTAGVLIAIGLTLFALSTTLSWGLYGTRCAEYLFGPGIIKPYQMTFCVFMVIGATMKLDLAWAIADTLNGLMAIPNLIALLLLSPVVIRLTREYFRKNH; this is encoded by the coding sequence ATGGCAGACCTGATTCAAAGTATCAACGACGTTGTCAACGGCTTTGTCTGGGGCGTTCCCATGATGATTTTGATTGTCGGCACAGGGGTGTTTTTCACCGTCCGCACCGGATTTTTGCAAATCCGAAAATTTGGATTTGTTATGAAAAACACGGTGGGGAAATGCTTCCGGAAGACAAAGGCCAGACCGGGCTCTGTCACTCCGGTACAGGCGCTGACCACCGCACTGGCCGCCACGGTGGGCACGGGCAACATTGCGGGCGTCTGCGGCGCGATCGCTTTAGGCGGACCCGGCGCGGTATTCTGGATGTGGGTATCGGCCCTGTTCGGTATGTGCACCAAATTTTCCGAGGTCACGCTGGCCATTGCCTTTCGGGAGAGGAACCGAAAGGGCGACTGGGTTGGCGGACCCATGTACTACATCAAAAACGGCCTGGGCTCCGGATGGAAGTGGCTGGGGGCGATTTTTGCCGTGTTCGGCTCTCTGGCCGCGTTCGGCATTGGAAACATGACGCAGGTCAACACCATTGCCGCCACCATCGGCACCGCGCTCACCCAGTTTATCGGGTTGTCCAAAGGGGAACTCCAGCTGCTCTACCTTGGTGTGGGCATCCTGGCGGCCGTCATCGCGGCGCTGGTTTACCTGGGCGGTGTGAAGCGCATCGGCAGCGTGACGGAAAAACTGGTGCCTGTGATGGCGCTGATTTATATCGCCGGTTCGCTCTTTGTGATCATTTCCCATGCCCGGCACATCGGTCCGGTGTTGATCTCCATTTTTGAAGGAGCCTTCCACCCTGATGCTGCGATGGGCGGTGTACTGGGAACCGGAATTGCCCAGGTGGTCAAAAGCGGCGTTGGGCGGGGCCTTTTTTCCAACGAGGCCGGTCTTGGCTCCGCACCCATCGCCCACGCGGCGGCGGACACCAACAGCGCCGTGCAGCAGGGCTTGTTTGGAATCTTTGAGGTGTTTGCCGACACCATCGTCATCTGCACCCTGACGGCGCTGACCGTGCTGTGCAGCGGCGTGAAGGTGCCCTACGGACAAAACGACATCGGCGCGGACCTGGCCATTGGTGCCTTTACCACCAGTTTTGGAGGGAGGACGGCGGGCGTACTGATTGCCATCGGACTGACCTTGTTCGCCCTCTCCACCACCCTCAGCTGGGGACTGTACGGGACCCGCTGCGCCGAGTACCTGTTCGGGCCGGGGATCATCAAGCCCTATCAGATGACCTTCTGCGTTTTTATGGTGATCGGCGCCACCATGAAGCTGGACCTTGCCTGGGCCATCGCGGACACCCTCAATGGGCTGATGGCCATTCCCAACCTGATCGCACTGCTCCTTTTGTCACCGGTGGTGATCAGGCTGACCAGGGAGTATTTTCGAAAAAATCATTGA
- the cdd gene encoding cytidine deaminase: MTEQALCDAAISMLDRAYCPYSHFAVGAALECGDGTVFTGCNIENAAYSPSICAERAAVAKAVSEGRRDFVRIAVAGRGRDYCVPCGVCRQVLQEFSPEIQVICINGAGESKSFSLRELLPHSFDSAALSD, encoded by the coding sequence ATGACGGAACAAGCGCTCTGCGATGCCGCCATCTCCATGCTGGACCGGGCTTATTGCCCGTATTCCCATTTCGCCGTGGGTGCGGCCCTTGAGTGTGGCGACGGCACGGTGTTCACCGGCTGCAATATCGAAAACGCCGCCTACTCCCCCTCCATCTGCGCTGAGCGTGCGGCGGTGGCCAAGGCGGTCAGCGAAGGGCGCCGGGACTTTGTCCGCATCGCTGTGGCCGGGCGCGGCAGGGACTACTGTGTCCCCTGCGGCGTCTGCCGCCAGGTGCTTCAGGAGTTTTCCCCGGAGATTCAGGTCATCTGCATCAACGGCGCCGGGGAATCCAAATCCTTTTCCCTGAGAGAGCTGCTGCCCCACAGCTTTGACAGCGCCGCCCTTTCCGACTGA
- a CDS encoding polysaccharide deacetylase family protein — translation MKKSVIVLFLLCCLTLSACGASGASSAGDASSSGGVSSAGSASGSSSQQEPEEQIPPEEPVFDLSSVQLVNYEGVVEHLFFHPVVAYPELAFDGDAQANGIDDWMVTVDEYDKILNSLYANDYVLVDINQVWSESKDESGNPVMVRNELMVPEGKKPLILSFDDVNYYPYMLENGFTHKLIIGDNGQLWSYGKDPQGAEVISQDLDAVTILDKFVREHPDFSPYGAKGCLSLTGYCGILGYRTMTEKEDASAAHEENRQREIEAVKPIIAELRRTGWTFGSHTWGHVNLADRPLEVIQADMEKWMNEVGSLVGPTSILFYPHGARPDGDDWRQTGPKFQYLQSKGFRVFCSVGTESFSYIKKDICAVICDRLHPDGTTLRHSRDRYLKFYDAKDVMDVAVRPQRQIDWQ, via the coding sequence ATGAAAAAGAGTGTCATCGTTCTATTTTTACTCTGCTGCCTGACTTTATCTGCCTGCGGAGCTTCCGGTGCCTCGTCCGCGGGGGATGCCTCGTCCTCCGGCGGCGTCTCCTCAGCCGGAAGTGCTTCCGGCTCCTCTTCTCAGCAGGAACCGGAGGAACAAATTCCGCCGGAAGAGCCTGTCTTTGACCTCTCCTCCGTCCAGCTGGTCAATTATGAAGGAGTGGTGGAGCACCTGTTCTTCCATCCTGTGGTTGCCTATCCGGAGCTGGCTTTCGACGGAGACGCCCAGGCCAACGGCATCGACGACTGGATGGTCACGGTGGACGAGTATGATAAAATTCTCAACAGCCTGTACGCCAACGATTACGTTCTGGTGGACATCAATCAGGTCTGGTCAGAGTCAAAGGATGAATCAGGCAATCCCGTGATGGTCCGCAATGAGCTGATGGTTCCGGAGGGGAAAAAGCCCTTGATCCTCTCCTTTGACGATGTAAACTATTACCCCTACATGCTGGAAAACGGCTTCACCCATAAGCTGATTATCGGCGACAATGGTCAGCTCTGGAGCTACGGGAAAGACCCTCAGGGCGCCGAGGTGATCTCCCAGGATCTGGACGCCGTCACCATTCTGGATAAATTTGTCCGGGAGCACCCCGACTTCTCCCCCTATGGCGCCAAGGGCTGCCTGTCCCTGACCGGCTACTGCGGCATCCTGGGCTACCGGACCATGACGGAAAAGGAGGATGCCTCCGCCGCCCATGAGGAGAACCGCCAGCGGGAAATTGAAGCGGTCAAGCCCATCATAGCCGAGCTCAGGCGCACCGGCTGGACCTTCGGCAGCCACACCTGGGGTCACGTCAACCTGGCCGACAGGCCCCTGGAGGTGATCCAGGCCGACATGGAGAAATGGATGAATGAAGTGGGCTCTCTGGTGGGCCCCACCAGCATTCTCTTTTACCCCCATGGCGCCCGCCCCGACGGCGACGACTGGCGCCAGACCGGCCCCAAGTTCCAGTATCTTCAGAGCAAGGGCTTCCGGGTATTCTGCTCCGTGGGAACGGAGAGCTTCAGCTATATCAAAAAGGACATCTGCGCTGTGATCTGCGACCGTCTGCATCCCGACGGCACCACCCTCCGCCACTCCCGGGACCGCTACCTGAAGTTCTACGACGCCAAGGACGTGATGGACGTGGCGGTCCGCCCCCAGCGGCAAATTGACTGGCAGTAA
- a CDS encoding glycosyl hydrolase family 18 protein yields MQIHVVKPGETVFSIAAGYGVDPQRLAADNEVPATGALAVGQTLVVQFPRTVHAVAPGESLSSIAAQYGVSLRQLYRNNWPLQGRPDLIPGQRIVISYVGEKLGLLQSNSYAYPFISTTLLNAELPYLTYLTPFTYGVTETGNLLPLDDEPLLASARNYGTAPMLHLSTLTEEGGFSSQRAVRILTDPQAQSRLIEDVLRTVEEKSFYGVDVDFEYIPGAQRQDYIDFLDRLHRSLTPRPLWAALAPKTSPDQPGLLYEAHDYGGIGAVVDGVLLMTYEWGYTAGPPMAVSPLPNVRAVLDYAVTEIPPEKIFLGMSNYGYDWPLPFVEGVTRAASLSNQQAINLAIQYGTPIEYDDWAQAPHFTYWDGAGTEHQVWFEDARSQDARLRLVAEYGLKGVGYWNLMRPFSQTWLTLNALYDIADISQT; encoded by the coding sequence ATGCAGATACATGTGGTAAAGCCTGGAGAAACTGTATTTTCCATTGCCGCCGGATATGGCGTCGACCCGCAGCGTCTGGCTGCGGACAATGAGGTTCCCGCCACCGGCGCGCTGGCCGTGGGCCAGACCCTGGTGGTGCAGTTCCCGCGTACGGTCCATGCCGTGGCTCCCGGCGAGTCCCTTTCTTCCATCGCGGCACAGTACGGCGTCTCTTTGCGCCAGCTCTATCGAAACAATTGGCCGCTGCAGGGCCGGCCCGATCTGATCCCCGGGCAGAGGATTGTAATCTCTTATGTCGGAGAGAAACTGGGCCTGCTCCAATCCAACAGCTATGCCTACCCATTTATCTCCACCACGCTTTTAAACGCCGAGCTTCCCTATCTCACCTATCTGACGCCCTTTACCTATGGAGTCACTGAAACCGGCAATCTCCTGCCCCTGGACGATGAACCCCTCCTTGCCTCCGCCCGGAATTACGGCACCGCCCCCATGCTCCACCTCTCCACGCTGACGGAGGAGGGCGGCTTTTCCAGCCAGCGGGCCGTCCGCATCCTGACGGATCCGCAGGCCCAATCCCGCCTGATTGAGGATGTGCTGCGCACGGTGGAGGAAAAGTCCTTTTACGGCGTGGATGTGGATTTTGAGTATATTCCAGGGGCCCAGCGCCAGGATTACATCGATTTTTTGGACCGGCTGCACCGGAGCCTGACGCCGCGCCCTCTGTGGGCGGCCCTGGCGCCGAAAACGTCACCCGATCAGCCGGGGCTGCTCTATGAGGCCCATGACTACGGCGGCATAGGCGCTGTGGTAGACGGGGTTTTGCTGATGACTTATGAGTGGGGGTATACTGCAGGCCCGCCCATGGCGGTGTCTCCCCTGCCCAACGTCCGGGCCGTCCTTGATTATGCGGTGACGGAAATCCCACCGGAGAAAATTTTCCTGGGCATGTCCAACTATGGGTACGACTGGCCCCTCCCCTTTGTGGAGGGCGTCACCCGGGCCGCGTCGCTCTCCAACCAGCAGGCCATCAACCTTGCCATCCAGTACGGCACACCCATTGAATATGACGATTGGGCGCAGGCGCCGCACTTCACCTATTGGGACGGTGCGGGCACCGAACACCAGGTTTGGTTTGAAGATGCCCGCAGCCAGGACGCCCGGCTGCGCCTGGTGGCCGAATATGGACTCAAAGGAGTAGGGTATTGGAACCTCATGCGTCCCTTTTCCCAGACCTGGCTGACACTCAACGCGCTTTATGACATTGCGGACATCTCGCAAACGTAA
- a CDS encoding Na+/H+ antiporter subunit E: protein MPLLYVVLWIVLSGTLSWESCLCGVIAAVVLTVVSRKALGYRFRRFSFRCLWKKTIYFLALIWEIILAALRIIVLIWRPKRELRPQIIYFDSGLQTNEARALLADSITLTAGTITVAAEGSELCVHTLDQTLAEGMERCGFVRRLRELEEEG from the coding sequence ATGCCCTTGTTATATGTTGTGCTGTGGATTGTACTGAGCGGAACGCTGAGCTGGGAAAGCTGCCTCTGCGGAGTGATTGCGGCTGTGGTTTTGACTGTGGTTAGCCGCAAGGCGCTGGGGTACCGGTTCCGCCGGTTCTCTTTTCGCTGCTTGTGGAAAAAAACAATTTATTTTCTGGCGCTGATCTGGGAAATTATTCTGGCGGCGCTGCGGATCATCGTCCTGATCTGGCGGCCCAAAAGGGAGCTCCGGCCGCAGATCATCTATTTTGACAGTGGCCTGCAGACGAATGAGGCAAGAGCCCTGCTGGCCGATTCCATCACGCTGACCGCAGGAACGATCACCGTGGCCGCGGAGGGGTCGGAACTGTGCGTTCACACGCTGGATCAGACGCTTGCAGAGGGAATGGAGCGGTGCGGATTTGTCCGCCGGCTCAGGGAGTTGGAGGAAGAGGGATGA
- a CDS encoding monovalent cation/H+ antiporter complex subunit F: MMRHYILLGSTVAFTLLILAALIRSILGPRFTDRIVAVNVLNTMVVAVISILSVWLGEDYLVDVALVYALLSFLTVVVLSRLVLARRRRSGVKFHSKEGKL; this comes from the coding sequence ATGATGAGACACTATATCCTCCTTGGAAGCACAGTGGCCTTTACGCTGCTGATTCTTGCCGCTTTGATCCGCTCCATCCTGGGACCTCGGTTTACAGACCGGATTGTGGCGGTCAATGTATTGAACACCATGGTGGTGGCGGTGATCAGCATTCTGTCGGTCTGGCTGGGAGAGGACTATTTGGTGGATGTGGCGCTGGTTTACGCGCTGCTGAGTTTTTTGACAGTTGTGGTGCTCTCCCGCCTGGTGCTGGCCCGACGGCGCAGGAGCGGGGTCAAATTCCACAGCAAGGAGGGAAAGCTGTGA
- a CDS encoding cation:proton antiporter: MTAIGIAFVLFGLFVFFTCVVGLYRLDYVLNRMHAAALCDALGIFSVLVGLIFLRGISMTGFKLGLILLFLWFTSPVASHLLAEMETATNPDLERECEVERR; the protein is encoded by the coding sequence GTGACGGCAATTGGAATTGCATTCGTGCTCTTTGGACTTTTTGTGTTTTTCACCTGCGTGGTGGGGCTGTACCGGCTGGACTATGTACTGAACCGGATGCACGCCGCCGCGCTGTGCGATGCACTGGGGATTTTTTCTGTTCTGGTGGGGCTGATTTTCCTGCGGGGCATCTCCATGACAGGCTTTAAGCTTGGGCTGATTTTGCTGTTTCTCTGGTTTACCAGCCCGGTGGCAAGCCATCTGCTGGCGGAGATGGAGACGGCGACCAATCCCGACCTGGAGCGGGAATGCGAGGTGGAGAGAAGATGA
- a CDS encoding hydrogenase subunit MbhD domain-containing protein produces the protein MTGLENILLLGLILTAAAAPLCRRLLVMVIVYMSFSLLMAILWSLLQSPDLAITEAAVGAGITSILFFLTLRRIHALKGTKDE, from the coding sequence ATGACCGGCCTTGAAAACATCCTGCTGCTTGGGCTGATTCTTACGGCGGCAGCGGCTCCGCTGTGCCGGAGGCTGTTGGTGATGGTGATTGTCTATATGTCCTTCAGCCTGCTGATGGCGATCCTGTGGAGCCTGCTGCAAAGTCCGGACCTTGCCATCACCGAGGCCGCTGTGGGCGCGGGAATCACCAGCATCCTCTTTTTCCTGACGCTGCGGAGAATCCATGCGCTGAAGGGGACGAAAGATGAGTAA
- the mbhE gene encoding hydrogen gas-evolving membrane-bound hydrogenase subunit E, which yields MSKWSHFADWVNGDYQPREYVLFTMATKPRRERRSEEEESRQDQRHLRSFFRFYPIAAVAITLCMVGILLVTALSLPPFGNPDNPTNNDVAEHYIEMSEEETGATNAVTGMILNYRGFDTFGESCVLFLAVNCVIMLLRRDDEENSIRLRGKRECIEEAPADLILQQAARLMIPLIVLFGAYVLLNGHSSPGGGFSGGTILGGALILFSAAFGFSALQTYLDYDVYNVVRVLGLGVYAVLYAFYIFVGANGLGSHISTEHGGLIAPIEIAVGIVVACTIYGFYALFARGEI from the coding sequence ATGAGTAAGTGGAGCCATTTCGCCGACTGGGTCAACGGGGACTACCAGCCCAGGGAGTACGTACTCTTTACCATGGCCACCAAGCCCAGGAGGGAAAGGCGCAGTGAGGAAGAGGAGAGCCGTCAGGACCAGCGCCATCTGAGGAGTTTTTTCCGATTCTATCCCATTGCCGCCGTGGCCATCACCCTGTGCATGGTGGGAATCCTGCTGGTGACGGCACTCTCTCTGCCGCCCTTTGGAAACCCTGATAACCCCACCAACAACGATGTGGCAGAGCACTACATCGAGATGAGCGAGGAGGAGACCGGCGCCACCAACGCCGTCACCGGTATGATCCTCAACTATCGTGGATTTGACACCTTTGGTGAATCCTGCGTGCTGTTTTTGGCAGTGAACTGCGTGATCATGCTTCTCCGGCGGGACGATGAGGAGAACTCCATTCGCCTGCGGGGAAAGAGGGAGTGCATTGAAGAGGCGCCGGCGGACCTGATCCTGCAGCAGGCCGCGCGGCTGATGATTCCGCTGATTGTTCTCTTTGGCGCCTATGTACTGCTCAACGGCCATTCCTCACCGGGGGGTGGATTCTCCGGCGGCACGATCTTAGGCGGCGCGCTGATCCTGTTTTCCGCCGCCTTTGGGTTTTCCGCGCTTCAGACCTATCTGGACTATGATGTCTACAATGTGGTCCGGGTGCTGGGGCTGGGCGTCTATGCGGTGCTGTACGCGTTTTACATTTTTGTTGGGGCCAATGGGCTGGGCAGCCATATTTCCACAGAACACGGTGGGCTGATTGCTCCCATTGAGATCGCGGTGGGAATTGTGGTGGCCTGCACGATATACGGGTTTTACGCCCTCTTTGCACGGGGCGAGATTTGA
- a CDS encoding sodium:proton antiporter — MVQTILDNRFSITAVILFGIGFANMMLQDNLVRKVVGFNIMDSAIFLMLAATGYIDGKVAPIVDAALTDPSLYINPIPSGLVLTGIVVSVSISAFSLALILRIYQRYRTVSLRELLDKLEKEGDR; from the coding sequence ATGGTCCAGACCATTTTGGACAATCGATTTTCCATCACAGCCGTCATTTTGTTCGGCATCGGCTTTGCCAATATGATGCTTCAGGACAATCTGGTCCGCAAGGTGGTGGGGTTTAACATCATGGACAGCGCCATCTTCTTGATGCTGGCCGCCACCGGCTACATCGACGGGAAGGTGGCGCCCATTGTGGACGCGGCGCTGACCGATCCCTCCCTCTATATCAACCCCATCCCCAGCGGGCTGGTTCTTACGGGAATTGTGGTGTCCGTCAGCATCTCCGCCTTTTCCCTGGCGCTGATTCTGCGGATTTATCAGCGCTACCGCACCGTTTCCCTCCGGGAGCTGCTGGACAAACTGGAGAAGGAGGGGGATCGGTGA
- a CDS encoding complex I subunit 5 family protein: protein MGTGILLSIVRSGRAAYRISLFVIGAVALMSAVLAAYLTIHDYSFLFRMGKFAAPYGNALKAGPLQALLCLTFSVVMGLSLMGGKTDLFQDISPRRQPFYFIMTNLTLASLLTLTYTTDIFTGYVFIEISTIAACAMVMAKDTGRNLIATIRYLFMSLVGSGLFLLGVTFLNSITGYLLMQALRGSVEALVESGRYQVPLTVVIGLITVGLGIKSAMFPFHLWLPDAHGSATTSSSAILSGLVLKGYIVLLMTIFVRVFTLETAVRFHITDVVLIFGLLGMLFGSLGAMREHHIKRMLAFSSVAQVGYIFMGVGLGTEAGLVASCLHILVHACSKPLLFCCAGRLSAVSDHHKSLAKLRGSAYRDLLAGVGFTVGALSMIGIPLFGGFVSKLYFANASLLNSGRTALILLVIAASTVLNALYYVPALISIWSRSGSEETLAAASAAKDPSFSAAAVCLIAAVLTLGIFYEPAVSIIEAGIRLM from the coding sequence ATGGGAACGGGGATTCTGCTGTCCATCGTGAGAAGCGGGCGGGCCGCCTACCGGATCAGCCTCTTTGTCATTGGCGCGGTGGCCTTGATGTCCGCGGTGCTGGCCGCCTATCTGACGATCCACGACTACAGCTTTCTTTTCCGCATGGGCAAGTTTGCCGCTCCCTATGGGAACGCTCTGAAGGCGGGCCCGCTTCAGGCGCTGCTGTGCCTGACGTTTTCCGTGGTGATGGGGCTTTCCCTGATGGGGGGAAAGACAGACCTTTTTCAGGATATTTCGCCCAGGCGGCAGCCTTTCTATTTCATTATGACCAATTTGACTCTGGCGTCTTTGCTGACCCTCACCTACACCACCGATATTTTTACCGGATATGTGTTCATTGAGATCAGCACCATTGCCGCCTGCGCCATGGTGATGGCCAAGGACACGGGCAGGAATCTCATTGCCACCATCCGCTATCTTTTTATGAGTCTGGTGGGGTCCGGGCTGTTCCTTTTGGGCGTGACGTTCCTCAACAGCATCACGGGGTATCTCCTGATGCAGGCCCTGCGGGGCAGCGTGGAGGCTCTGGTGGAAAGCGGGCGCTATCAGGTGCCGCTGACGGTGGTGATCGGCCTGATCACGGTGGGGCTTGGCATCAAGAGCGCCATGTTCCCCTTCCACTTGTGGCTGCCCGACGCCCACGGCTCCGCCACCACCTCCTCCAGCGCTATTTTGTCCGGTCTGGTGCTCAAGGGGTACATTGTCCTTCTGATGACCATCTTTGTCCGTGTATTTACCCTTGAGACAGCGGTCAGGTTTCACATCACCGATGTGGTGCTGATATTCGGACTGCTGGGAATGCTGTTCGGATCCCTGGGGGCCATGCGGGAACACCACATCAAGCGCATGCTGGCCTTTTCCTCTGTGGCGCAGGTGGGGTATATCTTCATGGGAGTCGGGCTGGGGACCGAGGCGGGCCTGGTGGCCTCGTGCCTCCACATCCTGGTGCACGCCTGCTCCAAGCCGCTGCTCTTTTGCTGCGCCGGACGGCTCAGCGCTGTCAGCGATCATCACAAGAGCCTGGCCAAGCTGCGCGGCAGCGCCTACCGGGACCTTCTGGCCGGAGTGGGCTTTACCGTCGGAGCCCTCTCCATGATCGGAATCCCACTTTTCGGAGGCTTTGTCTCCAAGCTCTATTTTGCCAACGCCAGCTTGCTGAACTCCGGCCGGACGGCCCTCATTCTGTTGGTGATCGCCGCCAGCACGGTGCTCAACGCCCTCTACTATGTACCGGCGCTGATTTCCATCTGGTCCCGGTCCGGTTCGGAGGAAACGCTCGCCGCAGCGAGCGCGGCCAAGGACCCGTCCTTCTCCGCCGCCGCAGTTTGCCTGATTGCGGCGGTGCTGACCTTGGGTATCTTCTATGAGCCGGCGGTGTCCATCATCGAGGCGGGCATCCGGCTGATGTAA